In one window of Amblyomma americanum isolate KBUSLIRL-KWMA chromosome 9, ASM5285725v1, whole genome shotgun sequence DNA:
- the LOC144105446 gene encoding achaete-scute homolog 2-like, protein MASPPMDADVFHQHHGRPQDVVTVAHGHHRCKAAAARKLTALHSSAGGVQPPYSTAVARRNERERKRVHLVNMGFASLRSHLPDWPVASKKLSKVETLRSAVDYITRLQELLGEGARENLRPASSANESSPAPSDLGPSSSPDSSVTGHCGRGDAGDGLSGGVRSPMSLVDELEPSSDGGGDENNHFLELAAHWFGYAS, encoded by the coding sequence ATGGCGTCGCCGCCGATGGATGCCGACGTCTTCCATCAACACCACGGCCGGCCCCAGGACGTGGTCACCGTCGCTCACGGTCACCATCGCTGTAAGGCGGCGGCAGCCCGGAAGCTGACGGCGCTGCACTCTTCAGCCGGCGGGGTGCAGCCTCCGTACTCCACGGCCGTGGCGAGGCGCAACGAACGCGAGCGCAAGCGCGTGCATCTCGTCAACATGGGCTTCGCGTCCCTGCGCTCGCACCTTCCGGATTGGCCGGTCGCCTCGAAGAAGCTGAGCAAAGTGGAAACGCTTCGCTCGGCCGTCGACTACATTACCAGGCTGCAGGAACTGCTGGGGGAGGGCGCCAGGGAGAACCTGAGACCCGCGTCGTCGGCGAACGAGTCGTCTCCGGCGCCGTCCGACCTGGGTCCCAGCTCGAGCCCTGACTCGAGTGTTACCGGTCACTGCGGGAGAGGAGATGCGGGGGATGGCCTGAGCGGAGGTGTGAGGTCGCCCATGAGCCTCGTCGATGAACTGGAGCCCTCGAGTGACGGGGGCGGAGACGAGAACAATCACTTCTTGGAACTGGCAGCTCACTGGTTCGGCTATGCCTCTTAG